The genomic stretch TTTCTTCCTTCATAGCCTTAAATCATTTATCTGACTAAGGGCAAGAAATGGCCTATTTAAAATTCACAAGATCTACAATCTTACCAATAGCATAATCAAATTCACCAAGATAAACATGATAATCATCAAAGATAGATAGTTGTCTATATCTAGATGATCTTTTAATTAGAATTACAATTATGGGCTTATCGAGTATAGGATCATACATAAACAACTAAACTAGTGAGAGATCTAAAAAAGTGTCGTCAATAGTGCTTTTATTTTGAATAGGCTCATGCTTTGTGGGATTATCAAAGTCTTATTATTTGGGTTCCTCAATAAGAGCTAATAAAATACCACTACATACTTTAGTAAATAGCTCCAATCCATATAAACCTTTTTCAAAGTCCTTCAATGGTTAAAAGCTATTACCTTCTATTGAATCTAGCTCAAAAAATTTAGCTGTTAGTGACTCAACCACTTTGGTGTTGtaaaaaaggtaataaaatatgtatcctTTGAAATGCATATGATAACCAATGAAAAATCTTTGAATAGTCTTAGGATCTAATTTCTTCTCGTTAGGATTATAAACccttttttcaacaaaataaccCCAAACTCAAAATTGTCTAATACTAAGTTTTCTTCCTATCCAAAGCTCATAACGAGTCTTGGGTAATGATTTAGAAGGAACCTTGTTCAAAATGTATAATGTAGTCTTGATAACTTCACCCCATAAATACTTTAGCAAATTAGATCTATACATCATAATTTTAACCATATCTTTAAGAGGGCGTTcagtttgggtaatgttttattaccaaaatagagagattactttgaagatagattacttagaagattattgggtataaacaattactatgtttgataaaatttggtaggtataaataattactatgtttgataaaatttggtaagtataaataattattatatttggttaaagataaaaaaaaatactagtaaattattttacttaaatatccttgaatataaatttttttaaataatttttatattatttgttatattaattaaaaataaatttttttttcttgaaaaataaataaattataataaaatcaaaattaccttggtaattttttaatacatgaggtaaaagtggtaatcagattaccacctatattacctatcatgttaatattagtaataaaagattattgtaattttttattactgacaaatcaaacaagataataaaaaatagattactaaggtaatctttaaattttggaaCCAAATGAACCCTAAGGGTATGATTACACCTTTCAACTACATTATTCTGTTGAGAAGTCCTTGACATGGTGTTCTAAGAAATAATTCTACAATCTTGCAGATACTCGGCAAAAGGATCGATTTAATGCCTTGAATCATTGTATCTACCAGAATACTCTTCATCTTGATTAGACCTTACAACCTTGATGATTTCCTAGTTTGTTTCTctgattttatcttaaaaatccGAATTTTTTAAGAACACTAGATTTCTCTTTAATTAAAAGAACATACTTATATCTAGAATAGTAATTAATAAAGGTGATTAAATACTTATTACCACATAAGGTGGATGAATAGGGCCTactaatatctttattaataagCTCTAGAAGCTCATAATTCTAGTTGAAcaacattttttattcttaatttttcccTTATACAATCAACATAAGTCCCTAGATTTTAATAATCCAAAGATAGAAGACTTTCATCTTTAATCATTCTATCAACCCTCTCTTTAGAGAGATGCCCTAGCCATCTGTGTCAAAATAAGGATGACTTCTTTCTAATCAAAGACCTTTTAATGCCAACATTTTTAGCATTGAAAGAATAATGAACATTATTGCGAGAGAAACAAAGTCTATATAGATTATTAGAAAGAAAACTACTACCAATAGACTGTGAATTTAACCATAAATTAACCTTTCCATTTCCAAATATAAGTTTATAACCAGATTTGTCCAACAATTAAACAGAAAATAAATTCCTCCTAAAAAAGGGtatataaaaatagttttttaaacaaaattcaaaactagtctctaataataatttggTAGTGCTAAAATAAATTACTTCAATATCAACATCATTTCCCACTTTAAGTTTGGCCACCCTATCAACTGATCTACATCAGCTAATTAGACCTTGTAAAAAATAGTCACATGAATAGTAGCATCACTATCAATCCACTAACTATCTTTAGACACATCAATAATATTAGATTCAAAACACACATAGGCTAGGACATTACCTTATCCTTTCTTCCTATTTTCCAACCAAGTCTTCAACTTCTTATAATCTATCTTCATATGACCTTTCTTCTTGTAGAAAAGACATTTATCCTTCATTCTTACTTTCATCTAAGAATGATATGAATCCCTTCTTTTAGAAATACTTGTATTCTTTAGACCATGAAACTTGAATTTCTTACTATGCCATTTCCTTTTAGATTGATTCTTATATGAACCAACcataattatagttttctacttttctaattttagtttCTCCTTTTCATTCACACATCTAGTAATCAAGTCGTTAACAGTCTAATTCTCTCTTACAGGATTATAAACCATTTTAATCTGAATGAACTATATAGGAAAAGAAATGAGGGCATAATAGACAATATAATTGCCATTAAGGGGAGCATTATGATTTTTTAGCTTTGGTTATATCCccacaattttcaaaataaattccTTAACCCCTTTAAAACTATCATCTTAACTGCTCATTCATCAAGTAAGAAGCTTTAGCATGATTGCAAACTTGATATTTCTATCTAATGATATCAAAAGGCTCTCTAGCATTTGTGAACTTTGATAGGCTACCTAAAAGATACTCAACAATGATCCTTTTCATAGTAATAATGTTGGGTGTGTTAGGTCTTTTCCATTTTCCATAATACTCTTTCTCAACTGGTGAACTCTTATCAATAAGTCTTGGAGGTTCATCAACTTGTAATGCTATATCAATATCAGCAATGCCCAATGCAAACTCAATGTTAAGAACACGCTAACAACTTGCCTCCACATGCCAGATGGAAAATGCTCATGCTTACATGCACGGTGCCAAGAGTGGTTTAGGTTGACCTAGATTTTGGTTCAAACAACCTGTTGGTTGACTCGATCGACTGTTGCTCTGTCATTGTGCTGACCATTGACTTAGGATTGGGTGACCCATTGACTCACAATCCATTCGGTCTAGATTCTTGAGAAAATCATTTCAATATTTAAGTTTCTCAAGAATGCTCCATTGTTGTAAAGCTTTGTAAGTCTTTGCTCACCTCTCTTCAACTAGTTCATCAATTCGACTTTACTAGCAAGATGAATcatggaggaagaagaagaagatgagaggTTTCTTGTTGTAGATTATTTAGGCATCATATACAATATTTTTGTTAGTTctaataaaacttaaaatcaaattgtgTGCAACAATAAGAAGAAAATCCATATGAAATCTAGTATGGATTGTATGATAATTGTATCAAAATCTAATAGCAAAAGAGCTATTTTTGTTGgacatttatgtataaattttctatttttttgtgATACTAATTCaatccaacttttaaaaaataaggtgGTAATTTGGTGTTTAGTCGATAAtgtatcttttatttataatgttatttaaattgtttatgaATCTTTTTACTACAATTGTattcttacttattaattttttaaaataaaaatatcttcatttttaattaatataacaagtaatataaataatattttaaaataattataccaagatcatttaattaaaatgataactcagtaatatgttattatttctatccaaacaaatttttatcaaatatagtaataatttatacctaataatcttttaaataatctatcttttggtaatatttattattggtaatacaaaattacccaaatcaaatgcACCCTAAGTGGAAAGCTTAAAAACATGGGTGGGTACTTGTATCTATTTCAGATATGTGTATACTTTATTAGTTATAAGTTTATCAGGGTAAGCTGGTTAGTTGTGTCATTTGATCAAATTCCTTGTATTTGACATTTGACAAgtttagttaattaaaattggtTGGAGTTGGTCTCATGGATGTAAGAACACTATTTCCCCATTACCGTTTTtacttttgattatttttatttcattttgtgaTTAATTTCAGCATGTAATGAATCAATAAATCGATAAATTGGCCCTTGATTTATTTACGTGATAACTGTACCCATAAAGTGTATACAAAACCAACATGCATCATATATTTAGTTACAATGTCCAATTTATCTCCAAATTTCAGGAGGTCTCATGTCATTGTTGCCTCTATATGTCTGCATTCTCTATCAAATTTTGCGTATTTGGGagaacaaattttttatgttctttttgGAGAAGAGAAAGATTTACGTAGCATATTAACTGTGACAGTTTTaggatattttatatatatctaactATCTCTTCAATTACTCCTCTAATTGTCTATAATAGTTTATGTAATCGGATCGAATCAATCTATTATGAGTAAACCTAAACCTAAtagaaattatatgaaaaattttcaggCTAATACATTATAGCTTCATTAACTTGTGTCATTATATGTTTGTAAACTATAATACACCAGAAATAGGGTTTCAAAGCAATAAGTAATTGTGTCTTTGGAAAGAAATTGATTATTTGGACAATAATTTTTGAGTGTTTAACACTCTAGCAAAGCTTGACATATTCATATATTGTTTATCCTTCATTACCTAACATAACTCACAATCACTCTTCACGTCTTGGCCCTCACGGACAACTTTCaacaacaagagaaaaaaaaaaaaaaagaagaagattaatATACTAATAATTGACTTAAGGGAGTTTACTATGAATTAATGTTACAGCTGATCTTTGTTTGGGCAGCCCATGAATCAAATCCATTTAATGTCATTAAAACTAATATCGAACTTTTCTTCTATAAATATGACATCAAATAAACACTGGAAAAAGAGCAAGgcattttattgattatagtTACACCGAGCTACAAAccaataaatgaattattaaatagCAAAAAACTAGGTAACAAAGCTTTTATTAGCACCCCCAAGCTGAGTCCTGCAACATTACATTTTATTCCCAAGAATATTAGCCACTAGGACACTCTGGAACATAATACTCCAACTTCCAGGAGCCATCATTCTGTTGAACCATTCTTTTGTTCATCATAGGATCCCACCATTCAGGTGGTACACCAAATTCACTCTTCAAAAGATCTGCTCCTTTGTTCACGAGTGCAATATCACGTTTAACAATCAGTTCAAATTTACCACTCCCTTCTGACATCGTCCCTGCAATTCCATGCAGATAATTCTCTAAATTATGCAAAGCACCTATTTCCTCAGCATTATCGGCTTTTACGTACGTCGACTTAGTAGTGTCAAATTTTAGCTGCTTTCCCACTTTAAAGTAGAAAATAAAAGGCAATTTAGGAACTATGTCACCGATGTTTCTAATGTGCAAGAGATGAAGATTGCTGAATTTGTTGAATGCAGTCTTGAAGCCTTTGTCTCCCACCTTGGGGCTTGCAAACACAAAAGCTGTGACCATGCATGCTTTATCCGCTCCCGTGGGCTTATTATATCCTCCCGAAACTATGTCTACTGCATTCAATGTCGCAAGTGCCGAACCCAAGCTATGACCTGTTATTGTTATACTAATTTCCTCGTCTTTGTATTTATCTACCAATTTCCTCACTGCACGCAGTACCTGTATGAGTagtaattagtttaaaaaaagtattcATTAGTGACTTGAAAAGCAAGATGACCACATATTACCccaaattaaaactattaagtAAATGCTTAATATTAAGATTAGAATTCTCTCATGATCTCAGCATTTATGGATACCTGATCTCTAGCACTGAATTTGCTGTACTGTGATTTTGGGTTTGACGATGTGTAGAGCGAATGAAATCCCTGGTGCACATGAGGGTGAGGATTGTGAGGAGTGTCCCCAAATAAGTTTGAAGCTGAAGTTAGAGGCCAATTGACATCCTTCAACCATTCGCCACTCAAAAGAGTTCCTCTCCAGGAAATGAGAATATCTCTCCTTCCTAAAGCAGCCTTTCCTTCATCTGTGGCCACAGCAATGTAACCGATCCACGAAGATTGGTCCTTTACAATCCAATCAATACTGGAATCGATATCTGTCATTGCGTAGAGATAGTTGGTGATGGTATACTTAAAAGGATTTCCTTTCTCTAGGCCAACGTTGGAGAAGAGATCTTTGGGTGCGTATAGAGGAAATCCATACAATGGAGATGACTTGTCGTGATTGAAGGAGTCGTAAACAGCTTGAACCCTCTCGCCATAGTGAATTATATATTGACGGAGATTGATGTGAAGAGGATCCAATAGACCTTCCCAGTCATTCTCACCGCTTAGTTGTTTCCAATTCTTTGTTATGTCACCCATCAAATActcttgcttttgttttgcGACTTGGAATCTGAAAAATCAATTAAGAATGTAGTAATGTTCGTACTCTTTCAAAGAGAAAGCAGATGGAGTAATGTGTTCTTTCAAAGAAAAGCCGGACGATATTTATAGACTTCAGTTAGTTGACAAAGAGTATATTGATCATTGACACATTCAAACAAATGGCGGGGGATAAATTACCTAGGAAATCGCTATAAAAATCTCTCTTTCAAAGAATTTTCGTgccaaaataatcaaatttggcgCTGCTGTTGACTCATGCACACGGAGATTCATTCTCCCAGGATACCAGACATGGGGAAGCAGTAATTAAAGACTTTTCCACGAATAAAATGAAACCGAATGAATTTTACATTAAACGTCTGATTAGTCGTTTGTTTTATTTCTTCCGTATGTTTtccttttaagtttattttggaAGAAGTC from Mangifera indica cultivar Alphonso chromosome 6, CATAS_Mindica_2.1, whole genome shotgun sequence encodes the following:
- the LOC123219447 gene encoding phospholipase A1-IIgamma-like, whose translation is MGDITKNWKQLSGENDWEGLLDPLHINLRQYIIHYGERVQAVYDSFNHDKSSPLYGFPLYAPKDLFSNVGLEKGNPFKYTITNYLYAMTDIDSSIDWIVKDQSSWIGYIAVATDEGKAALGRRDILISWRGTLLSGEWLKDVNWPLTSASNLFGDTPHNPHPHVHQGFHSLYTSSNPKSQYSKFSARDQVLRAVRKLVDKYKDEEISITITGHSLGSALATLNAVDIVSGGYNKPTGADKACMVTAFVFASPKVGDKGFKTAFNKFSNLHLLHIRNIGDIVPKLPFIFYFKVGKQLKFDTTKSTYVKADNAEEIGALHNLENYLHGIAGTMSEGSGKFELIVKRDIALVNKGADLLKSEFGVPPEWWDPMMNKRMVQQNDGSWKLEYYVPECPSG